One genomic region from Bacillus sp. SLBN-46 encodes:
- a CDS encoding SDR family oxidoreductase, whose translation MKKTALITGATSGLGYEFAKLFAKDGYNLVLVARNENTLNEMKQTYSNVEVTVISKDLSVPGAAKEVFEEVEQKGLSVDVLVNNAGFGLMGNFDELDIQKQTNMIQLNITALTELTYYFLPKMKQRNSGRILNVASTAAFQPGPLMAVYFASKAYVLSFSEALVEELAGTGVTVTTLCPGATKTNFGAVASVENSKMFNQAMSSDVVAKQGYEALMRGKRVIVTGGLNKAGVLGAKFMPRSVAAKISKYVAGEK comes from the coding sequence ATGAAAAAAACGGCATTAATAACCGGTGCAACCAGCGGCTTAGGCTATGAGTTTGCAAAACTGTTTGCGAAGGATGGCTATAATCTTGTTTTGGTTGCTAGAAACGAAAACACTCTTAATGAAATGAAACAAACTTACTCAAATGTGGAAGTAACTGTCATTTCTAAAGACTTAAGTGTTCCAGGAGCGGCGAAGGAGGTTTTTGAAGAAGTCGAACAAAAAGGGCTTTCGGTTGACGTTCTTGTGAATAATGCCGGCTTCGGTTTAATGGGCAACTTTGATGAACTCGATATCCAAAAGCAGACCAATATGATTCAATTAAACATCACGGCCCTAACGGAACTTACCTACTACTTCCTGCCTAAAATGAAGCAACGAAACAGCGGCAGAATTCTGAATGTCGCAAGTACGGCGGCATTCCAGCCTGGTCCATTGATGGCTGTTTATTTTGCGAGCAAAGCCTACGTTCTTTCCTTCTCGGAAGCACTTGTGGAGGAGCTTGCCGGTACCGGCGTAACTGTAACCACCCTTTGCCCTGGTGCCACAAAAACGAACTTCGGTGCGGTGGCGAGTGTCGAGAACTCGAAAATGTTTAATCAAGCGATGTCCTCGGATGTGGTGGCAAAACAGGGGTACGAGGCATTGATGCGCGGGAAACGTGTCATTGTGACAGGCGGCTTAAATAAAGCAGGGGTGCTTGGGGCAAAATTTATGCCAAGAAGCGTAGCGGCGAAAATATCCAAATATGTTGCAGGGG
- a CDS encoding DUF4177 domain-containing protein, with amino-acid sequence MYEHKFVKVDLTMFGGKPKESYQDIIIEHEKSGWELVQIFAPGTAAYGAAAYFEIILKRRVE; translated from the coding sequence ATGTACGAGCATAAGTTTGTGAAAGTAGATTTAACCATGTTTGGAGGCAAACCAAAAGAAAGCTATCAAGACATAATAATAGAGCATGAAAAGTCTGGATGGGAATTAGTGCAGATTTTTGCTCCAGGAACAGCAGCCTATGGGGCAGCCGCTTATTTTGAAATCATCTTAAAGAGACGAGTGGAGTAG
- the manA gene encoding mannose-6-phosphate isomerase, class I has product MQPLFLKPVFKERIWGGTALKQEFGYEIPSEHTGECWAISAHQNGPSIIENGPYAGMTLDEVWTKHPDLFGNPKEEVFPLLTKILDANMDLSVQVHPDDAYAKVNENGDLGKTECWYIIDCKEDADMIFGHNAKTREELVEQINEGKWTDLLRRVKIKPGDFFYVPSGTIHALCEGTLVLETQQSSDTTYRVYDYDRRDAEGNLRELHLEKAIEVTTVPHQDAETAPRVKEEENATVTTFVESEFFSVYKWDVHGKASFSFADKYVLFSVIKGEGSLVHQGETYNLNKGTHFILPVGVGRFEIDGNCELIVSHT; this is encoded by the coding sequence ATGCAGCCGTTATTTTTGAAGCCTGTCTTTAAAGAGAGAATTTGGGGAGGAACAGCCCTAAAGCAAGAGTTTGGATATGAGATTCCATCCGAACATACAGGAGAATGTTGGGCAATTTCTGCTCATCAAAATGGTCCTTCCATCATTGAAAATGGTCCATATGCAGGGATGACTCTTGATGAGGTATGGACCAAGCATCCGGATCTTTTTGGAAATCCAAAAGAAGAAGTGTTTCCTCTATTAACGAAAATTTTAGATGCAAATATGGATTTATCCGTGCAAGTGCACCCAGATGATGCGTATGCAAAGGTTAACGAAAATGGAGACCTAGGAAAGACAGAATGCTGGTACATCATCGATTGTAAAGAAGATGCTGACATGATCTTCGGCCACAATGCGAAAACAAGGGAAGAATTAGTAGAACAGATCAACGAAGGAAAATGGACTGATCTCCTTCGTCGTGTAAAAATTAAGCCAGGGGACTTTTTCTATGTACCAAGTGGCACGATTCACGCGTTGTGCGAAGGCACACTTGTGCTAGAAACACAGCAAAGTTCTGATACCACTTACCGAGTATACGATTATGACCGCCGCGACGCGGAAGGTAATTTACGTGAACTTCATTTGGAAAAAGCGATTGAGGTAACGACTGTTCCACACCAAGATGCAGAGACGGCACCTCGAGTGAAAGAGGAAGAGAACGCAACGGTAACTACTTTTGTCGAATCAGAGTTCTTTTCTGTGTACAAATGGGATGTCCACGGAAAGGCTAGCTTCTCTTTTGCAGACAAATACGTGCTATTCAGCGTAATTAAAGGTGAAGGATCCCTTGTCCATCAAGGTGAAACCTATAATTTGAACAAAGGAACGCACTTTATACTCCCTGTTGGAGTTGGCCGATTCGAAATTGACGGCAATTGCGAATTGATTGTTTCACATACGTAA
- a CDS encoding FadR/GntR family transcriptional regulator: MKTIKKVSMHEMIAEEIKKYINDHQLKKGDKLPSVAELTSILGVSRSSIREGLRYLEGFDVIEVQNGKGIFVKEGDGLKIEAKIDVEQEKNYLLHISELRRALEGKAVELATLRATDEEIEEMDQLITEVIRLRDAGIDSSEVDWEFHKVIYRASHNPLLESVAESVSDTFNKLWSKPFGIEHIFSDTLTFHSTMLDGIKQRDPAYALQEFNKIIDAVEHTVRRI, from the coding sequence ATGAAAACGATCAAAAAAGTATCAATGCACGAAATGATCGCGGAAGAAATCAAGAAATACATAAATGACCATCAATTGAAAAAGGGGGACAAACTGCCGTCTGTAGCCGAACTGACTAGCATTCTCGGTGTGAGCCGCTCGAGCATCCGCGAGGGCTTACGCTACCTTGAAGGGTTCGATGTTATTGAGGTCCAAAACGGAAAAGGCATCTTCGTGAAAGAAGGAGACGGTTTGAAAATCGAAGCCAAAATAGATGTAGAGCAGGAAAAAAACTATCTGCTCCACATAAGTGAACTGCGTAGAGCGCTAGAAGGAAAAGCCGTAGAATTAGCAACGCTAAGAGCAACCGATGAAGAAATCGAAGAAATGGACCAGCTGATCACTGAAGTCATCCGGCTAAGAGATGCAGGGATTGATTCATCTGAAGTGGACTGGGAATTTCATAAAGTCATTTATCGAGCCTCCCATAACCCCTTGCTAGAAAGTGTCGCCGAATCCGTCTCCGACACCTTCAATAAACTCTGGAGCAAGCCGTTTGGCATTGAACATATTTTCAGTGACACCCTGACATTCCACAGCACGATGCTTGACGGCATCAAACAGCGCGACCCAGCTTATGCGTTACAAGAGTTTAATAAAATCATAGATGCAGTCGAACACACCGTCCGCCGCATCTAG
- a CDS encoding aminotransferase class I/II-fold pyridoxal phosphate-dependent enzyme, translated as MTNKFLSDEHIVTHLGDEYDRFHGAVVPPIYQNSLFVFKDFDQLAEAMKDEQNSYLYWRGTNPTVQIVEQKIAALEKGEKCKLFASGMAAISSAILTFLKAGDHVLSISNIYGPTTKFFTYAEKFGITHTNTLQTDLDTIESLIKPNTKVIYLESPTTMTFKLVDLKAIADLAKQRGIKTIIDNTWATPIFQNPITLGIDMVVHSVSKYLGGHSDLVGGALITSKEIMDHLFYHEYQLLGGVMPPYEAWLLMRGLRTLPLRMKAHQESGMKIATFLENHPSVKKVNYPGLKSSPDYELGTKQLKGYSGLLSFELANNSFESVRKVINNLKQFQIGVSWGGFESLVISPNYGYNTEQLVASGMDPGLIRLSVGLENVDELMEDLNTAFRATITNGIKG; from the coding sequence ATGACGAACAAATTTTTATCAGATGAACATATTGTCACCCATCTCGGTGACGAATATGACCGCTTCCACGGAGCCGTTGTTCCGCCTATCTATCAAAATTCTCTCTTTGTCTTTAAGGATTTTGACCAGCTCGCCGAAGCCATGAAGGACGAGCAAAACAGCTATCTCTACTGGCGTGGCACCAATCCCACCGTCCAAATCGTCGAGCAAAAAATTGCCGCCCTCGAAAAAGGTGAGAAATGTAAACTATTCGCCTCAGGAATGGCCGCTATTTCATCTGCCATCCTCACGTTCCTAAAAGCAGGAGATCACGTACTAAGCATTAGCAATATTTACGGACCTACCACGAAGTTTTTCACCTATGCCGAAAAATTTGGTATCACTCACACCAACACACTTCAAACCGATCTAGACACCATTGAATCTCTCATCAAGCCCAACACCAAAGTCATCTACCTAGAAAGCCCAACCACCATGACCTTTAAGCTCGTTGACCTGAAGGCCATTGCCGACCTAGCCAAGCAGCGCGGTATCAAAACGATTATTGATAACACTTGGGCGACTCCTATTTTCCAGAACCCTATTACACTAGGAATCGATATGGTGGTCCATTCCGTTTCCAAATACTTAGGGGGCCATAGCGACCTCGTTGGCGGGGCGCTCATCACCAGCAAAGAAATCATGGATCACCTATTCTATCACGAATATCAATTACTCGGCGGAGTCATGCCACCCTATGAAGCCTGGCTGTTAATGCGTGGACTGCGCACCCTGCCTCTACGAATGAAAGCACATCAAGAAAGCGGGATGAAAATTGCCACCTTTTTAGAAAACCATCCTTCTGTCAAAAAAGTAAACTATCCAGGCTTAAAAAGCTCTCCAGATTATGAACTCGGCACCAAGCAATTAAAAGGATATTCCGGTTTATTGAGCTTTGAACTCGCGAACAATTCCTTCGAGTCCGTTCGCAAGGTGATTAACAACCTGAAACAGTTCCAAATCGGAGTTTCTTGGGGGGGCTTTGAGAGTCTCGTCATCTCACCGAATTACGGCTATAACACGGAGCAACTGGTTGCTAGCGGCATGGATCCAGGCTTAATTCGACTATCTGTCGGGTTAGAAAACGTCGATGAACTGATGGAAGACCTCAACACGGCATTTAGAGCTACAATCACAAACGGTATAAAAGGCTGA
- a CDS encoding sugar ABC transporter substrate-binding protein: MLHLKKGFLMLVLVMVFLGLLAGCSESKETSSEEGEAKVTLRMVESITSPARTKLLKQMISKFEKENPGIKVELISPPLKSADEKITQMLMAKEDIDVLEVREQTVKNFANNKFIEDLSRYTSQWKEWDTLTETIKHGATAVDHNPYYIPYGVYEKTLFYRKDWFEEAGIKVPETWDELVDAAIKLTDKSKNRYGYSFRGGAGAADYIEFMTWSYLGKNIVQNDAYFTKEGKTMFETPEAKQVLDTYLKLYKEASPPDSVSWSYPEMVQGFTSGMTAMLIQDPEVIVTAEENMKKGTWATAPLPKGTPSGVAQQPAGTAGWGIGAYSKHKDEAWKLVSFLSSPEQNLYFAKNNSLIPIHLSAGDDPYFKEGYFSSYIQMNAKPEEFLIADRPVEYKGYAEYRAMADKDIQAMLLGKLSKEDALAKWSDFWKKEKANKK; the protein is encoded by the coding sequence ATGCTTCATCTCAAAAAAGGATTTTTGATGTTGGTGCTTGTCATGGTTTTCCTAGGCCTACTCGCAGGCTGTAGCGAATCCAAAGAAACAAGCTCGGAAGAAGGCGAAGCCAAAGTCACACTACGAATGGTTGAGAGTATTACAAGCCCAGCAAGAACCAAGCTGTTGAAACAGATGATTTCCAAGTTTGAAAAAGAAAATCCAGGGATTAAAGTGGAGCTCATCTCCCCGCCATTAAAGAGTGCGGATGAAAAAATCACCCAAATGTTAATGGCAAAAGAGGATATCGATGTATTAGAGGTCCGCGAGCAAACCGTTAAAAATTTCGCGAATAACAAGTTTATTGAAGACCTTTCCCGCTATACAAGCCAGTGGAAGGAGTGGGATACATTAACCGAAACCATCAAACACGGTGCGACTGCGGTTGACCACAATCCTTATTACATTCCATATGGTGTGTATGAAAAAACGTTATTTTACAGAAAAGATTGGTTTGAAGAGGCTGGCATCAAAGTTCCAGAAACTTGGGATGAGCTAGTGGACGCGGCCATTAAATTGACGGACAAATCGAAGAATCGCTACGGCTACAGCTTTAGAGGCGGTGCCGGTGCAGCGGATTATATTGAATTTATGACATGGTCTTATCTTGGAAAAAATATTGTCCAGAATGATGCCTATTTTACAAAAGAAGGAAAAACGATGTTTGAAACGCCTGAAGCAAAACAAGTACTAGATACGTATTTGAAATTATACAAAGAAGCATCGCCACCAGATTCCGTTAGCTGGAGCTACCCTGAAATGGTTCAAGGCTTCACATCTGGCATGACAGCGATGTTAATCCAGGACCCAGAGGTTATTGTAACGGCTGAGGAAAATATGAAAAAAGGGACGTGGGCAACCGCTCCACTTCCAAAAGGTACGCCATCAGGTGTGGCTCAACAGCCTGCCGGAACAGCTGGTTGGGGAATTGGAGCTTACTCGAAGCATAAGGATGAAGCTTGGAAGCTAGTTTCTTTCCTATCAAGCCCAGAGCAAAACCTATACTTTGCTAAAAATAATTCGTTAATTCCGATTCATTTAAGTGCAGGGGATGACCCGTATTTCAAGGAAGGTTACTTCAGCTCTTATATCCAAATGAATGCAAAGCCAGAAGAGTTCTTGATTGCTGACCGTCCTGTTGAGTACAAGGGTTATGCAGAATACAGAGCGATGGCTGATAAAGATATTCAGGCCATGTTGTTAGGAAAGCTATCGAAGGAAGACGCATTAGCCAAGTGGTCTGATTTTTGGAAAAAGGAAAAAGCCAATAAAAAATAG
- a CDS encoding sugar ABC transporter permease, translating into MKTQTEPVTNRSLPTFSISKHGLFIFLSLLPALLLVAVFIYYPLFKGVIMAFQNYSLFDLTNIEFIGFDNFKTVMADPGFKESLVNSFYWVFFSLIPQFVIGFVVALLLRRKFRGRGVYQAFIFFPWAMSGFLIGLIWRWMLNGQSGVINDLLLKAGIIDTAIPFLADPTWSMVSVIVANVWYGITFFSIMILAALQSIPDELFEAAKIDGANYFQQLFKITVPYILPTLIVTTLLRVIWILNFPDLIYSLTNGGPAGSTHILSTFMLEKLIMGQNYGQAASIGVIMIFLLLCFSIFYLLATKFNKAGDF; encoded by the coding sequence TTGAAGACGCAAACTGAACCAGTTACCAATCGAAGCTTGCCAACGTTTTCGATCTCCAAGCATGGATTGTTTATTTTCCTTAGCTTACTTCCTGCCTTATTGCTTGTCGCCGTTTTCATCTATTATCCATTATTCAAAGGGGTCATTATGGCCTTCCAAAATTACTCTCTATTTGACTTAACGAACATCGAGTTCATCGGATTCGATAACTTTAAAACTGTCATGGCTGATCCTGGATTTAAAGAGTCATTAGTGAATAGCTTCTATTGGGTGTTTTTTTCACTCATTCCCCAGTTTGTGATTGGGTTTGTGGTTGCACTATTATTGCGGAGAAAGTTCCGAGGCAGAGGCGTGTACCAAGCCTTTATCTTCTTTCCATGGGCGATGTCCGGTTTCTTAATCGGGTTGATTTGGCGGTGGATGTTAAATGGGCAAAGTGGCGTGATAAATGACCTGTTGTTGAAGGCAGGAATCATTGATACCGCGATTCCTTTTTTAGCAGATCCCACTTGGTCGATGGTTTCCGTCATTGTGGCAAACGTCTGGTATGGAATCACCTTTTTTTCCATCATGATTTTAGCCGCCCTGCAGTCGATTCCAGACGAGTTGTTTGAAGCGGCCAAGATTGACGGGGCAAACTATTTCCAACAGTTGTTCAAGATTACCGTTCCGTATATTTTACCGACGCTGATTGTCACAACGTTATTGCGCGTGATTTGGATTTTAAACTTCCCTGATTTGATTTATTCGTTAACTAACGGCGGGCCAGCAGGATCCACTCATATTCTTTCAACTTTCATGCTGGAAAAATTAATCATGGGACAGAACTATGGACAGGCTGCTTCGATTGGTGTCATTATGATTTTCCTTTTATTGTGCTTTTCTATTTTTTATTTATTGGCAACGAAATTCAATAAAGCGGGTGATTTTTAA
- a CDS encoding carbohydrate ABC transporter permease yields MTRLINWKLLFKVIFLSLFLVFTVFPLYWIFITSLKPGKDMFTFPIHYWPETITFENYIDIFKISNFGIYITNSLILSVVAGVFSLLIAMLSGYVLARFEFKGKSQVIFAFFITQMIPLFIGLAPLYLLMSKLQLLNRLPALMLMYTVMMVPFCTVIMKGFFERIPSTLEEAAMIDGCSRLTALFKVIIPVMLPGIAATFIFAFVQCWNELFLAIMFIDKEEAKTIPVAMNSFITKYDIDWGSMSAATVLSVIPTLILFAFAQKYIVEGMTQGSVKG; encoded by the coding sequence ATGACGAGGCTCATCAATTGGAAGCTGCTGTTTAAGGTGATTTTTCTATCCTTGTTCCTTGTCTTTACGGTGTTTCCGCTTTACTGGATTTTCATTACGTCGCTAAAACCAGGCAAGGACATGTTTACCTTCCCCATTCACTATTGGCCGGAAACGATTACGTTTGAAAATTATATTGATATTTTTAAAATCTCTAATTTTGGTATTTATATCACGAATAGCTTGATTTTGTCTGTGGTTGCTGGAGTGTTCTCTCTTCTCATTGCGATGCTGAGCGGCTATGTCCTGGCACGTTTTGAATTTAAAGGGAAATCGCAAGTGATTTTTGCCTTTTTTATTACGCAAATGATCCCGTTATTTATAGGGTTAGCGCCATTATATTTATTGATGTCCAAGCTGCAACTGCTCAACCGGTTACCAGCCCTTATGCTGATGTATACGGTCATGATGGTGCCTTTTTGTACGGTGATTATGAAGGGGTTTTTCGAGCGGATTCCATCTACTCTTGAGGAAGCGGCGATGATTGATGGGTGCTCGAGACTGACCGCGTTATTTAAAGTTATCATCCCCGTGATGCTGCCTGGGATTGCAGCCACTTTTATTTTCGCCTTTGTTCAGTGCTGGAATGAGTTGTTTCTGGCGATTATGTTTATCGATAAGGAGGAAGCGAAAACGATTCCGGTTGCCATGAATTCTTTTATTACGAAGTATGATATCGACTGGGGATCTATGTCTGCGGCCACCGTATTATCCGTCATCCCAACGCTCATCCTTTTCGCCTTTGCGCAAAAATACATTGTTGAAGGCATGACACAAGGTTCGGTCAAAGGATAA
- a CDS encoding DUF3231 family protein encodes MPEMPALASSEIGTLWMTYQQKTMIKHMLEYFIEKADDQDAKTIMTNLHEEIGPYIEQIVQLYQSEGIPVPIGFTDQDVNKEVPKLYDNGFDIMFVRMIKEISMAMHTLNITMSYRDDVIQMYMDLTSMTQKYYHQCTKYLLEKGLIPRSPYVSTTKDVEFVKDTNYLGGFNPISGKRSLNTVELANIYHAIESNVTGMQMIYGFAQCAEKKDVRKFFTKGGEMAAAIIKEMGEVLLENNIPVPSTAGGNITASTLAPFSDKIMMYCVSLFCGFSLGGNSVGTAFSLRNDLPVKLSIFMKDIFEYAHEGAKIMIKHGWMEEPPQTVKQK; translated from the coding sequence ATGCCTGAAATGCCAGCTTTAGCGTCATCTGAGATCGGAACATTATGGATGACCTATCAACAAAAGACGATGATTAAACATATGTTAGAGTACTTTATCGAAAAAGCAGACGACCAAGATGCCAAAACAATTATGACAAATTTACATGAAGAGATTGGTCCATATATTGAACAGATTGTTCAACTGTATCAAAGTGAAGGAATCCCTGTGCCAATTGGATTTACGGACCAAGATGTAAATAAAGAGGTACCGAAGCTCTATGATAATGGTTTTGATATCATGTTTGTCCGGATGATTAAAGAAATCAGTATGGCGATGCATACACTAAATATAACGATGTCCTATCGTGATGATGTGATTCAAATGTATATGGACCTTACGAGTATGACTCAAAAATATTATCATCAATGTACCAAATATCTGCTGGAAAAGGGATTAATTCCCCGTTCACCGTATGTTTCAACCACGAAAGATGTGGAGTTTGTCAAAGATACCAACTATTTAGGTGGATTTAACCCGATTAGTGGGAAACGCTCTCTCAACACGGTTGAACTGGCAAATATTTATCATGCCATCGAATCCAATGTGACGGGGATGCAAATGATTTACGGATTTGCTCAATGTGCTGAAAAAAAGGATGTGCGTAAATTTTTCACAAAGGGTGGAGAGATGGCAGCAGCCATCATTAAAGAGATGGGTGAGGTCCTATTAGAAAATAATATTCCCGTTCCATCAACTGCGGGTGGGAACATCACTGCCTCAACCCTTGCGCCCTTCTCAGATAAAATCATGATGTACTGCGTCAGTCTGTTCTGTGGTTTTTCTTTAGGAGGCAACTCAGTAGGCACGGCATTTAGTTTACGGAATGATTTGCCGGTGAAATTGTCGATCTTCATGAAAGATATTTTCGAATATGCGCATGAGGGTGCCAAAATCATGATTAAGCACGGATGGATGGAAGAGCCTCCACAAACAGTGAAACAAAAATAA
- a CDS encoding DUF6241 domain-containing protein: MKKILIVTAIVFAVLLGGFYGTYKFINSEAVSGSKQEHVDAEAVDNSTSPKNEESEQTDKIGGVQYDIGIDNSSSEYKVIEVMHKMTHQKVKADEKWGAIPMVPDTINRVYEIVNNSDYDRKDQLLAILEKWKAENFAAVDDDHNYFWQYQGGTVGQAHGILSKAEEETFILNNFGDDIAKEVSSQQ, from the coding sequence GTGAAGAAAATTTTGATTGTTACAGCCATTGTTTTCGCTGTTTTACTAGGTGGATTCTATGGAACCTATAAATTTATCAACAGCGAGGCCGTTTCCGGAAGCAAACAAGAGCATGTAGATGCGGAAGCTGTGGATAACTCTACTTCTCCTAAGAATGAGGAAAGTGAACAGACAGATAAAATTGGCGGCGTTCAATACGATATCGGCATTGACAACAGCAGCTCCGAATATAAAGTCATTGAAGTAATGCACAAGATGACGCACCAAAAAGTGAAGGCTGACGAAAAATGGGGAGCCATTCCTATGGTGCCTGACACCATTAATCGCGTGTATGAGATTGTGAATAACAGTGATTATGACCGAAAAGACCAATTGCTGGCTATTCTTGAAAAATGGAAGGCAGAAAATTTTGCGGCAGTCGATGACGACCACAATTATTTCTGGCAATATCAAGGCGGTACTGTCGGGCAAGCCCACGGCATCTTAAGTAAAGCCGAAGAAGAAACCTTTATCTTAAATAATTTTGGTGATGACATCGCAAAAGAAGTAAGCTCCCAGCAGTAG
- a CDS encoding M20/M25/M40 family metallo-hydrolase, which translates to MLQCREDVLAFTKQLVNIESVVNTYGEKAIAQALYAMISSWPYFSENPGQLVLEQTHNDNQERYNVLAFVKGTKGTSNRTVILMGHTDTVGIDDFTHLKDQACYPEELMDSLKKEDLPASAQKHLQSGDWLFGRGVLDMKSGVASHLYLLKYYSEHPEELDGNLVLLAECDEEDSSHGVLSALKTLKRWKNEHGFAYSAAINADFVAPRYEGDDNRYIYKGTVGKLLPSFFITGAETHVGSAFEGLDPNFIAAELTRQINYNPELCNEAFGETTVPPVSLKQMDLKPSYTVQTALSAYVYYNFFIHSWSPKDVLEKLREQAHIAFTNALTSFEERYKQYSALSGEPYVQHPWNPRVMTYEEMEQLLVAENGETFTAHMNEFKEKLLNNTELDTRMFAARVVEEAWNWMKDKSPAIILFYSSLYSPRIELSGKTEDELNLIHALDEAVEEMQPHYPHPIVTRNFFPYISDMSFVALSDDEAGIKAETNNNPGWGTKLFVDYQDIRDINVPVINIGPYGLDAHKKLERMEMTYSLEVVPNLTNLVIQKLLNK; encoded by the coding sequence ATGTTGCAATGTCGAGAAGATGTACTGGCATTCACGAAACAGCTCGTAAACATTGAAAGTGTCGTAAATACTTATGGCGAAAAAGCTATTGCCCAGGCTTTATATGCAATGATTTCCTCATGGCCCTATTTTTCAGAAAATCCAGGCCAGCTTGTTTTAGAACAGACCCACAATGACAATCAAGAGCGCTATAATGTGCTGGCGTTTGTCAAAGGAACAAAGGGCACAAGCAATCGGACCGTCATCCTAATGGGTCATACGGACACAGTCGGAATTGATGATTTTACTCACTTGAAAGATCAGGCCTGCTATCCCGAGGAGCTAATGGACTCCCTGAAAAAAGAGGATCTGCCCGCTTCTGCACAAAAACATTTACAGTCGGGAGATTGGCTGTTTGGTCGTGGCGTCCTTGACATGAAAAGCGGAGTCGCTAGTCATCTCTATCTCTTAAAATATTACTCGGAACACCCTGAGGAATTAGACGGAAACCTGGTTCTTTTAGCAGAATGTGATGAGGAAGACAGCTCACACGGTGTTCTTTCTGCGTTAAAAACATTGAAACGCTGGAAAAATGAACATGGTTTCGCCTATTCCGCTGCGATTAATGCCGATTTCGTGGCGCCGCGCTATGAAGGCGATGACAATCGGTATATCTATAAGGGAACTGTCGGAAAATTACTGCCGTCGTTTTTTATTACAGGGGCAGAAACACATGTAGGCTCAGCCTTTGAGGGGCTAGATCCTAACTTTATCGCGGCCGAACTGACGAGACAAATCAATTACAACCCAGAGCTTTGTAACGAAGCGTTTGGCGAGACGACCGTGCCGCCTGTTTCGTTAAAGCAAATGGATTTAAAGCCGTCATATACAGTTCAAACGGCTTTATCTGCTTATGTCTATTACAATTTCTTTATCCACTCTTGGTCTCCAAAGGACGTGCTTGAAAAATTAAGAGAACAGGCTCATATCGCTTTTACTAATGCCCTGACTTCTTTTGAAGAAAGATATAAGCAGTACAGTGCATTGAGTGGGGAACCCTATGTTCAGCATCCTTGGAATCCGAGGGTCATGACGTACGAGGAAATGGAGCAATTATTGGTGGCTGAGAACGGCGAAACGTTCACTGCACATATGAATGAGTTTAAAGAGAAGCTTTTAAATAATACGGAATTAGATACACGCATGTTTGCAGCGAGAGTGGTAGAGGAAGCGTGGAATTGGATGAAGGATAAGAGCCCGGCGATTATTCTATTTTACTCGTCCTTATATTCTCCAAGGATTGAATTGAGCGGAAAAACAGAGGATGAATTGAACTTGATTCATGCGTTGGATGAAGCGGTGGAAGAAATGCAGCCGCACTATCCACATCCGATTGTGACGCGAAACTTCTTCCCTTATATCTCGGATATGAGTTTTGTCGCCCTGAGTGATGATGAAGCAGGCATTAAGGCCGAAACGAACAATAATCCAGGCTGGGGCACGAAGCTCTTTGTGGATTATCAAGACATCCGCGACATCAATGTACCGGTCATCAACATCGGACCATACGGCTTAGATGCACACAAGAAATTGGAGCGGATGGAAATGACCTACTCACTAGAAGTCGTTCCAAACCTAACCAACCTTGTCATTCAAAAGCTTTTAAACAAATAA